Proteins encoded together in one Rhodospirillales bacterium window:
- a CDS encoding SMP-30/gluconolactonase/LRE family protein yields the protein MPMTIRAEPVPDVRGELLESPVWDDRRQLLWLVDIVGCLVLGVDPDGAPGHVVRYRFPMPSEPGSLALATDGSLVVALRDQVARLDVATGMLTTLAMAEHDPKTTRMNDGRCDPRGRFWVGSMFEPRDKPAAALYRLEKDRLVPQVTGITLANGLAFDPDGRGGWHADTPARVVWRFEFDAAGGIRERRPFLTLGPDARPDGATVDSEGAYWLSAIDAGEVRRYRRDGTPDRRIAVPTPWPTMPAFGGPDLKTCFVTSLRVGRDPGQLAAAPLSGCLFRFHSDVAGFPEPRVAL from the coding sequence ATGCCGATGACGATACGGGCCGAACCTGTTCCCGACGTCAGGGGAGAACTTCTGGAATCGCCGGTGTGGGATGACCGGCGCCAACTTCTCTGGCTGGTGGATATCGTCGGGTGCTTGGTGCTGGGCGTCGATCCTGACGGCGCGCCGGGTCATGTCGTTCGCTATCGCTTTCCGATGCCGTCGGAACCCGGCTCGCTCGCGCTCGCGACGGACGGCTCGCTGGTGGTTGCCTTGCGCGATCAAGTGGCGCGTCTCGACGTCGCGACCGGAATGCTTACTACCCTCGCCATGGCGGAACACGATCCCAAAACCACGCGCATGAACGACGGGCGTTGCGACCCTCGCGGCCGGTTTTGGGTCGGGTCCATGTTTGAGCCGCGCGACAAGCCGGCGGCCGCGCTCTATCGCTTGGAGAAAGATCGTCTGGTGCCGCAAGTCACCGGGATCACGCTCGCGAACGGGCTCGCGTTCGATCCGGACGGGCGCGGCGGTTGGCACGCGGATACGCCCGCGCGCGTCGTGTGGCGGTTCGAATTCGACGCCGCGGGCGGCATCCGCGAGCGGCGGCCGTTCTTGACCCTCGGCCCCGACGCGCGACCCGACGGCGCGACTGTGGATTCGGAGGGTGCCTACTGGCTCAGCGCCATCGACGCCGGCGAGGTGCGCCGCTATCGTCGGGACGGCACGCCAGATAGGCGCATCGCGGTGCCGACGCCGTGGCCGACCATGCCCGCCTTCGGCGGCCCGGACCTGAAGACCTGCTTCGTCACCAGCCTGCGCGTCGGGCGCGACCCGGGTCAACTAGCGGCGGCCCCGCTCTCCGGCTGTCTTTTCCGATTCCACAGCGATGTCGCAGGCTTCCCGGAACCACGGGTCGCGCTGTAG
- a CDS encoding orotate phosphoribosyltransferase — protein sequence MTAKPIHGADIATAKILLDIKAINFRPAQPYIFTSGWASPVYIDCRKLISFPAERRHVVQQAVSILGTEVGWRQIDAVAGGETAGIPYAAWIAEAADKPMLYVRKQAKGFGRNAQIEGDFAEGARVVLVEDLATDGASKINFVNALRKAGAKVGDSFVVFFYGIFPGALGTLAESDLRLHFLATWWDVLKVAEEGDYFDPKVIAEVRRFLEDPIAWSAAHGGKGK from the coding sequence ATGACCGCCAAGCCCATCCACGGCGCCGATATCGCCACGGCGAAGATCCTGCTCGACATCAAGGCTATCAATTTCCGTCCCGCGCAGCCCTACATCTTCACCTCGGGCTGGGCGAGCCCGGTCTATATCGACTGCCGCAAGCTGATCTCGTTTCCGGCCGAACGGCGCCATGTGGTTCAGCAGGCGGTCTCGATCCTCGGCACCGAGGTCGGTTGGCGCCAGATCGACGCGGTGGCGGGCGGCGAAACCGCCGGCATTCCCTACGCTGCCTGGATCGCCGAGGCGGCCGACAAGCCGATGCTCTATGTGCGCAAGCAGGCGAAGGGTTTCGGCCGCAACGCCCAGATCGAGGGCGATTTTGCCGAAGGCGCGCGCGTGGTGCTGGTGGAAGACCTCGCCACCGACGGCGCGAGCAAGATCAATTTCGTCAACGCCCTGCGCAAGGCCGGGGCGAAAGTCGGCGACTCCTTCGTCGTCTTTTTCTACGGCATTTTCCCGGGTGCCCTCGGCACGCTCGCCGAATCCGACCTGCGGCTCCACTTTCTCGCCACCTGGTGGGACGTGCTGAAGGTGGCCGAGGAAGGCGATTACTTCGACCCCAAGGTGATCGCCGAAGTGCGCCGCTTCCTCGAAGACCCGATCGCCTGGTCCGCCGCCCACGGCGGCAAGGGGAAATAG